One Hordeum vulgare subsp. vulgare chromosome 4H, MorexV3_pseudomolecules_assembly, whole genome shotgun sequence DNA window includes the following coding sequences:
- the LOC123447010 gene encoding basic blue protein-like, which yields MARPSIGSAAPVLVLAWCCAAATARGTEWVVGGDKGWTFGVAGWENHKPIQPGDKLVFKYQPGAHNVVEVDVAGYMECKAPDGARTHTTGNDTLEMPGGKAYFICTFPGHCEKGMRIGIPPR from the exons ATGGCACGACCAAGCATTGGCTCCGCCGCCCCGGTGCTGGTTCTGGCCTGGTGCTGCGCGGCAGCCACCGCGCGAGGGACGGAGTGGGTCGTCGGCGGCGACAAGGGGTGGACCTTCGGCGTCGCCGGCTGGGAGAACCACAAGCCGATCCAGCCCGGCGACAAGCTCG TGTTCAAGTACCAACCTGGGGCGCACAACGTGGTGGAGGTGGACGTGGCCGGGTACATGGAGTGCAAGGCCCCCGACGGCGCCAGGACTCACACCACCGGCAACGACACCTTGGAGATGCCCGGCGGCAAGGCCTACTTCATCTGCACCTTCCCCGGCCACTGCGAGAAGGGCATGAGGATCGGCATCCCGCCTAGATAA
- the LOC123447011 gene encoding protein IQ-DOMAIN 19-like, protein MGKAGRWLRNFLAGGRKDGRRDRPHAEAATGPGPGPGATPREKRWSFRRPVVLTPDQPGRGVVPRDAAGGVGASRSSATSEAGFDEKKRAVAVAVVTASAADVAGAAAQAAATVARLSSRKAAPPLPPPASLIAEAAAAVRIQASFRGYLARAALCALRGIVKLQALVRGQLVRKQAKATLRCMQALLAAQSQLRAQRMRFLQVQDHHPHHTPPPRPRPSSSQHSRHRRSSYEMDRSSEENVKIVEMDSGEQPARRGVARGGDRQYSSVEHHHGGRCSPAPSAMTELSPRTSSWHVDDHISFGTAHSSPHSHNAPAAMTEAAASDLPFPSYMSNTESSRAKARSQSAPRQRAAAEALERQPSRRKGAEHRSVPRGARMQRSSSQQQAGSAPRQSPFFHRPWSSSTSVRLDTSTASLRDSECGSTTSSVLTAATTVSTVYSRTRSLVGFEVRRALY, encoded by the exons ATGGGGAAGGCGGGGCGGTGGCTGAGGAACTTCTTGGCCGGCGGCAGGAAGGATGGGAGGAGGGATAGGCCGCACGCCGAGGCGGCGACGGGACCGGGACCGGGACCTGGGGCGACGCCGAGGGAGAAGAGGTGGAGCTTCCGGCGGCCGGTGGTGCTGACGCCGGACCAGCCGGGGCGCGGCGTCGTACCGCGGGATGCCGCCGGCGGCGTTGGCGCGTCCCGGTCGTCAGCTACGTCGGAGGCGGGGTTCGACGAGAAGAAGCGCGCCGTGGCGGTGGCTGTGGTGACCGCGTCCGCGGCAGACGTGGCGGGCGCCGCGGCGCAGGCGGCGGCCACTGTGGCGCGTCTGTCCTCCCGCAAGGCTGCGCCGCCCCTGCCACCGCCGGCGAGCCTAATcgccgaggcggcggcggctgtcaGGATTCAGGCATCCTTCAGAGGCTATCTG GCGAGAGCGGCGCTGTGCGCGCTGAGGGGCATCGTGAAGCTGCAGGCGCTGGTGCGGGGTCAGCTGGTGAGGAAGCAGGCCAAGGCCACGCTCCGGTGCATGCAGGCCCTGCTCGCGGCGCAGTCCCAGCTGCGCGCGCAGCGCATGCGCTTCCTCCAGGTCCAAGACCACCACCCCCACCACACACCGCCGCCCAGACCACGGCCGTCGTCGTCGCAGCACTCGAGGCACCGGAGATCGTCCTAC GAGATGGACAGGTCGAGCGAGGAGAACGTGAAGATCGTCGAGATGGACAGCGGCGAGCAGCCGGCGCGGCGCGGCGTGGCGAGGGGCGGCGACAGGCAGTACTCCTCCGTCGAGCACCACCACGGCGGCAGGTGCTCCCCGGCGCCGTCGGCCATGACGGAGCTGAGCCCGAGGACGAGCAGCTGGCACGTGGACGACCACATCTCCTTCGGGACGGCGCACAGCAGCCCGCACTCCCACAACGCGCCGGCGGCCATGACGGAGGCGGCGGCGTCGGACCTGCCGTTCCCGAGCTACATGAGCAACACGGAGTCGTCGAGGGCCAAGGCGCGGTCCCAGAGCGCGCCGAGGCAGCGGGCGGCCGCCGAGGCGCTGGAGCGGCAGCCGAGCAGGAGGAAGGGGGCGGAGCACCGGAGCGTGCCGCGGGGCGCCAGGATGCAGCGGTCGTCGTCGCAGCAGCAGGCCGGGTCCGCGCCGCGCCAGTCGCCCTTCTTCCACCGGCCGTGGTCGTCGTCGACGTCGGTGAGGCTGGACACGTCGACGGCGTCGCTCAGGGACAGCGAGTGCGGGTCCACCACCAGCTCCGTGCTCACCGCGGCCACCACCGTGTCCACCGTCTACAGCCGGACCCGCTCGCTCGTCGGATTCGAG GTGCGCAGGGCCCTGTATTGA
- the LOC123447012 gene encoding uncharacterized protein LOC123447012, with translation MSRPADHCCNEYLCLLELDGRLAVTAPGLHGGSTELWVLEDYDDDQSWSHRFRIVLPPRFSRPDWCTATGVPNVVFVSRYPTLYHLTDKRIVKEIQLENDKSVYCYIFKDSLVPHAFLNPY, from the coding sequence ATGTCGCGCCCGGCGGATCACTGCTGCAACGAATATCTCTGCCTCCTGGAGCTGGACGGTAGGCTAGCCGTGACGGCCCCTGGACTCCATGGAGGTTCCACGGAGCTCTGGGTGCTCGAGGACTACGACGACGACCAGAGCTGGTCACACCGCTTCCGGATCGTCCTGCCGCCGCGGTTTTCTCGACCAGATTGGTGTACGGCCACCGGCGTGCCCAACGTCGTTTTTGTGTCAAGGTACCCGACGCTCTACCATCTTACCGACAAGAGGATCGTAAAGGAGATACAACTTGAAAATGACAAATCGGTTTACTGCTATATTTTCAAGGATAGCCTTGTGCCACACGCCTTCTTGAACCCCTATTAA
- the LOC123447013 gene encoding uncharacterized protein LOC123447013, translated as MADWGPVVIATVLFVLLTPGLLFQLPAQGRIVAFGSMHTGGLAILVHAVIYFALITIFLIAIGVHIYAG; from the coding sequence ATGGCGGACTGGGGGCCGGTGGTGATCGCGACGGTGCTGTTCGTGCTGCTGACGCCGGGCCTGCTGTTCCAGCTGCCGGCGCAGGGCCGGATCGTGGCCTTCGGCAGCATGCACACCGGCGGCCTCGCCATCCTCGTCCACGCCGTCATCTACTTCGCCCTCATCACCATCTTCCTCATCGCCATCGGGGTCCACATCTACGCCGGCTGA